The following proteins come from a genomic window of Heyndrickxia acidicola:
- the hxlB gene encoding 6-phospho-3-hexuloisomerase — protein MQTTQYLAEIIKELSRSVDLISDDEAEKLVNGILESKKVFVAGAGRSGFMAKSFAMRMMHMGIDAYVIGETVTPNFEKDDILIIGSGSGETKSLVSMVKKAKSIGGKIAAVTIFPESTIGQFADITIKLPGSPKDQSESDYKTIQPMGSLFEQTLLLFYDAVILRFMEKKGLDTNKMYGRHANLE, from the coding sequence ATGCAGACTACTCAATATTTGGCTGAAATTATTAAAGAGTTAAGTCGTTCAGTTGACTTAATATCTGATGATGAAGCAGAAAAACTGGTAAATGGGATTCTCGAATCAAAGAAAGTCTTTGTAGCTGGTGCCGGAAGATCTGGATTTATGGCCAAATCATTCGCAATGAGAATGATGCATATGGGAATTGATGCCTATGTGATAGGTGAAACGGTTACTCCTAACTTTGAAAAAGATGACATATTGATCATAGGATCTGGTTCAGGAGAAACTAAAAGTTTAGTCTCCATGGTGAAAAAAGCAAAAAGCATAGGTGGAAAGATCGCAGCTGTAACGATATTCCCAGAATCCACTATTGGACAGTTCGCAGATATCACCATTAAGTTGCCTGGATCACCGAAAGATCAATCAGAGAGCGATTATAAAACCATCCAACCAATGGGCTCACTATTTGAGCAAACCCTTTTACTTTTTTATGATGCCGTTATCTTGAGATTTATGGAGAAAAAAGGATTGGATACCAATAAGATGTATGGCAGACATGCCAACCTTGAATAA
- a CDS encoding GerAB/ArcD/ProY family transporter produces MKAFSLYEKTSTTLGGIYIMLLVNRMQIFYFTLILPMYLVHSYMIWGIVAIGLLSQINLTILSRVFASGYPAKGYQGLMQLFGEPMIRFFAFIGLFLIVIKITVITLGYADIIHQFLFPTMHTNWLLFFILLISVYVASQGMENTIRFIVIAFFSTMLIIPMFLFFFFLKIGSLHDLYPLIPTDWSMHSLKGLLLIGSSFSGPEYLICLGPWFNLKQKMSKYWAVGNALTILEYLLFFVISLLFFGSNYLSKTSFPVVNMVRYLQSPIFERIDIILICLELFNYIFFIAILLLCFYGAIRIIGGRIHEQTTRIGFMSSCITIFVCMITIYTWFWESEPEQNIWSNIQIWLGAFTYFLVPAFLLVSIKLKERVGI; encoded by the coding sequence GTGAAAGCATTTTCGTTATATGAAAAAACGTCTACCACCCTAGGCGGCATTTATATTATGTTGCTGGTGAATCGAATGCAAATATTTTACTTTACCTTAATTTTGCCCATGTATTTGGTTCATTCCTACATGATTTGGGGAATTGTTGCGATAGGATTGTTATCGCAGATTAATCTCACGATATTATCCAGAGTGTTCGCTTCAGGGTATCCTGCAAAAGGTTACCAAGGATTGATGCAGCTTTTTGGTGAACCAATGATTCGTTTTTTTGCTTTTATCGGTTTATTTCTGATTGTAATCAAAATAACCGTCATAACACTAGGTTACGCGGATATTATTCACCAATTTTTATTCCCAACTATGCATACAAATTGGCTGTTATTTTTTATATTACTGATTAGTGTTTATGTAGCCAGTCAAGGAATGGAGAACACGATACGCTTTATTGTGATTGCATTTTTTAGTACCATGTTGATTATTCCAATGTTTCTTTTCTTTTTCTTTCTGAAAATTGGATCACTTCATGATTTATATCCCTTGATACCGACGGATTGGTCGATGCATTCCTTGAAAGGGTTGTTATTGATTGGGTCATCTTTTTCAGGACCAGAATACTTGATATGTTTAGGTCCTTGGTTCAACCTCAAACAAAAGATGTCAAAATATTGGGCCGTTGGGAATGCCCTGACTATCCTAGAATATTTGTTATTCTTTGTTATATCGTTACTGTTTTTCGGTTCCAATTACTTAAGCAAAACCAGTTTTCCAGTTGTTAATATGGTTCGGTACCTGCAGTCTCCTATTTTTGAGCGAATTGATATCATTTTGATTTGTTTAGAATTGTTTAATTACATTTTTTTTATTGCCATCCTCTTGTTATGCTTTTATGGGGCTATCCGAATTATTGGTGGAAGGATACATGAACAGACCACCAGAATAGGGTTCATGTCAAGTTGTATTACCATTTTTGTATGTATGATTACTATATATACGTGGTTCTGGGAATCAGAACCAGAACAGAACATTTGGAGCAATATTCAAATATGGTTGGGGGCATTCACCTACTTCTTGGTTCCAGCATTCCTGTTGGTT
- a CDS encoding spore germination protein gives MFRKKSQSKIDHKKNESLITDQAAVTLDALKHMVANMDDAAIVERQTNKGQKVILLYIGPLIDLERLNEVIIEPMIRDSHDTIYEYVATSKISEIISLEDAERELLQGSVLLFDPMQNQWWSVLLKNPLSRAIESSDQETILYGAKDSFSEQIEQNITLIRRRLPLKELKTETFIVGSLSKAKVVLMYIEGLTNPELISIAREKIPKIDFDLFLDSSQVAAFMEEDHHSIFPQYQQTDRPDLCAFSLGVGKLIFFVDNTPFALIAPITFFHLFQSPEDYINRWRVASFLRLLRYLSFFLAITLVPLYVALTTHHYQMIPMQILFVLLESRSKLPFSPFWEAAIMLIVLEVIKEASLRMPTKSSQTLGMIGGIVIGEASVQAGFASKVLIVLVSISAIASFLTPNYMMTKANTLIQFVLLVLSSFLGIFGMTLGIIGILAHLNAITSLKQPYLAPLTPFYGKDWLDLFIRGPLIWMKERPESLHPLKKWRVSRRR, from the coding sequence ATGTTTCGGAAAAAAAGTCAGTCCAAAATCGATCATAAGAAAAATGAATCTCTAATTACAGATCAGGCAGCTGTAACGCTAGATGCCCTTAAACATATGGTAGCGAACATGGATGATGCAGCAATCGTTGAACGTCAAACTAATAAAGGTCAAAAAGTTATACTTCTTTACATAGGACCGTTAATCGACCTGGAGCGTTTGAATGAAGTCATTATCGAACCGATGATTCGCGATTCTCATGACACGATTTATGAATATGTTGCCACCTCTAAAATATCGGAAATTATCAGTTTGGAGGATGCCGAAAGGGAGTTACTACAAGGTTCGGTACTTCTGTTCGACCCTATGCAAAATCAATGGTGGTCCGTTCTTCTCAAAAATCCATTGAGTCGTGCTATCGAATCATCTGATCAGGAAACCATTTTATACGGAGCGAAAGACAGCTTTAGTGAACAAATAGAACAGAATATCACATTGATTCGCAGACGTCTTCCTTTGAAGGAACTAAAAACGGAGACGTTTATAGTCGGTTCTCTAAGTAAAGCAAAGGTTGTACTTATGTACATCGAAGGATTAACCAATCCCGAATTAATTTCCATTGCAAGAGAGAAAATCCCGAAAATTGATTTTGATCTATTTCTTGATTCATCCCAAGTTGCTGCTTTCATGGAAGAAGATCATCATAGTATATTTCCACAGTATCAACAAACCGACCGTCCAGATCTCTGTGCTTTTTCATTAGGTGTGGGTAAACTTATTTTTTTCGTCGACAATACGCCGTTTGCCTTAATTGCTCCCATCACATTCTTTCACCTGTTTCAGTCTCCAGAAGACTACATCAATCGATGGCGAGTGGCGAGTTTTTTGCGATTACTTCGATATTTAAGTTTTTTTCTTGCCATCACATTAGTACCTCTCTATGTAGCGTTAACGACACACCATTATCAGATGATTCCAATGCAAATTCTTTTTGTTTTATTGGAATCCAGAAGCAAATTACCGTTTAGTCCATTTTGGGAAGCAGCTATCATGTTAATCGTTCTGGAAGTTATAAAGGAAGCAAGTTTACGAATGCCGACAAAATCAAGCCAAACATTAGGAATGATTGGTGGCATTGTCATTGGAGAAGCTTCGGTACAGGCCGGCTTTGCTAGCAAAGTGTTAATTGTTCTGGTGAGTATTTCCGCCATCGCTTCTTTTTTGACTCCCAATTATATGATGACCAAAGCTAACACGTTAATTCAATTTGTTTTACTAGTTTTGTCGTCTTTTTTAGGGATTTTCGGAATGACGCTTGGGATCATTGGAATTCTGGCTCATCTGAATGCAATTACTTCATTGAAACAACCTTATTTAGCACCACTAACCCCATTTTACGGGAAGGATTGGTTGGATCTTTTCATTCGGGGTCCCTTAATTTGGATGAAAGAGCGACCTGAATCCTTACATCCTCTAAAGAAATGGCGAGTCAGTCGTAGGAGATGA
- the hxlA gene encoding 3-hexulose-6-phosphate synthase: protein MELQLALDLVNIPQGIELVKQVEEHIDIVEIGTPIVINEGLHAVKAMKEAFPNLKVLADLKIMDAAGYEVMKASEAGADIITILGTAEDESIKGAVAEAKKQGKKILVDMIAVKDLAGRTKEVDTMGVDYICVHTGYDLQAVGKNSFEDLKTIKSVVKNAKTAVAGGIKLETLPEVIKAQPDLIIVGGGITGQADIKAAAAKMQQMIKQG from the coding sequence ATGGAATTACAATTAGCATTAGATTTAGTAAACATCCCACAAGGAATAGAGCTTGTTAAACAAGTTGAGGAACATATTGATATCGTAGAAATCGGTACACCGATTGTTATTAATGAAGGTCTTCATGCTGTAAAGGCAATGAAAGAGGCCTTCCCTAATCTAAAAGTATTAGCTGACTTAAAAATTATGGATGCCGCTGGGTATGAAGTGATGAAAGCATCTGAAGCTGGCGCTGATATTATTACGATTCTAGGTACCGCTGAAGACGAGTCCATTAAAGGTGCAGTGGCAGAGGCTAAAAAGCAAGGTAAAAAAATTCTTGTTGATATGATTGCTGTAAAAGACCTTGCTGGACGTACTAAAGAAGTGGATACAATGGGTGTAGACTATATTTGTGTTCATACTGGCTACGATCTTCAAGCAGTTGGAAAAAACTCATTTGAGGATTTAAAAACCATTAAAAGCGTTGTGAAAAATGCAAAAACTGCAGTGGCAGGAGGCATTAAATTAGAAACACTTCCAGAAGTAATCAAAGCACAACCAGATCTTATCATTGTTGGCGGTGGTATTACTGGACAAGCAGATATTAAAGCTGCAGCTGCAAAAATGCAACAAATGATTAAACAAGGTTAA